The following nucleotide sequence is from Endozoicomonas sp. GU-1.
GGTCAAACTTAAGCAACGATGGATATTTCAGATGCATGACAGCAAGACCGCACATGACGGCATCATGCAGAGAGATTTTCGCATGGTTGTTTTTTGGTCGAAAATCCGGAATCTTTGCAGCTTCTTTCGAGACCAGCGAGATCAATTTTTCAGCAAGCGCTTTATTCTTTGATAGAGGCACAATAACACGACAGATCACATTCCTGTCTCCTGTGATCCTGGCTGGAACCTCATCCGTTACCTTCTGGCAGCCGGAGAATCCCCATCACCACAAAGGATGAAAGAACTTGTTGAGTGGTCCGGGCAATTGAGGTTGGCAAAAGACCTTCTGAGCGAGTCGGGAGATAACGAGTCATCAGCCTATCATTGCCCCATTGGCGGAAATTTAATTTCATGGCCGGCAGCAATCGACAAAAAGCAGAACCAGGGTGGGCCACAGACCGTCTATTTTGAGCATGACCTGCTGTTTAAATGGGTTAATAGACACCCCATCCATCCGTTAACATCAGCAGCACTGGACGTGAAAGAGATAAGGACTCACTGTCCAGAATTTTTTGAGCAACTTATTGCAACGCTCGACGGTTAATCTCAGGTCAAGCTCTTCTCTTGGTAGAAAGGAAAAACAACCGATGAATTGCCATAAACCGGGTTAAAAAAAACCGGAGACCCGTTAGAGTTCCGGTTTTTAATCTATCTGTTAACCAAACTGATTATTCAGCTTCGATGAACACCTTGATCGTTGCCGCAACATCAGAATGCAGCTGGATGCCAACGTCGTACTCACCAACAGCACGGATTGGGCCTTCTGGCAGACGGATTTCGCTCTTGGCAACAGCAACACCGGCAGAAGTGATGGCTTCCGCCAGGTCACGAGGACCGATAGAACCGAACAGTTTGCCTTCGTCGCCTGCTTTGGCGGTCAGGGTCAGTTCGATTTCAGCCATTTCTGCAGCGCGCTTCTGAGCACTGCTCAGTTGTTCGTTAGCTGCGCTCTCAAGCTCGGCACGACGAGCTTCGAAAGTCGCCAGATTCGCTTCAGTGGCAGGCAGAGCCTTACCAAAAGGAATCAGAAAGTTACGGCCATAACCGTTCTTAACGGTGACCTTGTCGCCCAGCTTACCAAGCTTGGCAATTTTTTCGAGCAGGATTACTTCCATTTCGCTAGCCTCTATCTAGTACCTGTCATCCCTGATGCAGTCGGTTATTCGCGCGGGCGCGAAAATCAAAAAGACTGTCCAGACATGCAGTTAAAACAATGACTGGGTACGCCAGTTGCGTGACAAAAATCAACAGGATGTAAAACCCTACCAACCAGAAGCTGCCCAGTTGTCGCATCCCCACCAGGCCGTGGATCATGGCAAGCCCCGCCACCAGCAATGGCAGCGTTGCTGCAGGAACCAGCACCAGCAGGTAAGGAACAAAGGTTGCTCCCACCAGGGTAAATGCCAGAAGCCCCATGGCCACCGGGAACGGCAGGCGGATCTGGTGAAACTCTTCACGGAATCCACCCGGGTTAAAAAGCTGTGCCTGCCAGGATCTGGCCAGCACCAACCCGAGGATGCAGATCACCAGGTTAAACCAGGTAATCACACCGATAACCCCGTATTCTACCAACGGCCCAATGCTCGCTACTAAGTCGTCCGTACTCTGCCCTGCCTGCTGAACGTAGTCACGCACCAGTGTCATGACCAGTTCGCTGATCAGGGCGATTTGCTGTGGAGCCAGCTGCGCCATGACCAGAGCGATGAAAGCTCCGGCTGGCAGCAGCGCCAGTAGTGTTTTTTGCCAGGAAACCGTTTGGCGTAATACCAGGGCCAAAGCCACGGTAGTTGTCAAACCGATGATCGTGGAGAACTGTCCCATGGCTGCCCAGGCAATACCCGGCAGCACCGCCCAGGTGAGTATTTTCAGCCCTTCACTGGTACCACGACGTAGCACTACCAGTGAAATGATGGCTGCGCTCACCCAGAACAGCATGGGAATACAGGCAAACACAGTGGCCAGGATCATTGCCTGTTTCGGGCCACGCATTACCAGTTCCGCCAGTCCACGCATCAGCTATACCCTATGAATAAATCAGTGACGATCGGTGTATGGCAGCAGGGCCACGTAACGAGCGCGTTTGATCGCTGTTGCCAGCTGACGCTGGTAACGAGCCTTGGTACCGGTGATACGGCTAGGAACGATCTTGCCGGTTTCAGAAACATAAGCTTTCAGGGTGTTCAGATCTTTGTAATCGATCTCTTTCACGCCTTCAGCGGTAAAACGGCAGAACTTTCTGCGACGGAAAAAACGTGCCATGGCAACGCCTCCTTGAATTTATGCTGGTATGGTAAAGAGCAGGTTAAAGCAGGAACCTTAGCAGTCGTGAACGACTGAGCGTCAGGTCTTACTCTTCAGACTCTTCTACTTCGTCTTCAACGGCTTCTTCAGAGGCACGTTCTTCACGGCGGTCTTCACGACGATCGTCACGACGATCACGCTTTTCTTCAGACTGCAGCATGATAGAAGCTTCAGTGATGGCTTCATCACGACGAATGACCATGTTACGGATAACCGCGTCGTTGTAGCGGAAGTTTTCCGTCAGCTCATCCAGAGTTTCGTTACCACACTCAATGTTCATCAGAACGTAGTGAGCCTTGTGGATCTTGTTGATTGGGTAAGCCAGCTGACGACGGCCCCAGTCTTCAAGACGGTGTACCTTGCCACCATTTTCGGTGATCGCGCGAGTGTAGCGCTCAACCATGGCAGGTACTTGCTCGCTCTGGTCAGGGTGGACCAGGAAAACGATTTCGTAATGACGCATTATTTGCTCCTTACGGGTTAAATAGCCTCCTGCAATTTTTACCTCCGACAACCGTCGAAAAGATTCTATAAAGCAGTAAGGCAAGGAGAGTGTGAGCGCAGGCGCTCACCGGTTATTACATTCACAATGGAGAACCCTCTTGATCGACTCTTGACCAGAAAAGCCCCACTGAGAATGAAATATACGCCGGACAGATTGGCCGGAGCATACAAAGAGCGGGAATTCTAGAGATTTGTTGCGTTGGTTGCAAGAGAGCCGGGCTGGTAATATCCGGTATCGACGTGGTGATTTACCACTTCAGGTCTGTCATTAAACCATCAATCCGCCAGGTATTCGGGCAGATTTGGTGTAAATAAACAGGAAGTCCACGGTAATCAGCAAAAGCTGGTAACATACCCATCCCATTTGGCTAACACTGATTTAACGCATTAAAAGGGCAATATGAAACAATAAGTTATGCAAAGGATGGCTGCTCAAATGACTGTGCGGCAAAGCCATTCAACGATGAGCGTCATGTTCTAAAGGTCGATATAGATTCCAGAGACCGCTCCAATTTACCGTTTTTATTGCCGGGAATGCGTACCCACTATCATTGAATTATGGCCGATCACGAAAGCACAGCACTTATTTATACACCGAAACGGCGAATCGGCCTGTGGCTGCTGCTCATGCTGTGTTTTTCTGCATCGGCCTGGGCGACAAAACCTCTGACCTATAAAATCGATGGGCTCGACCAGGCATTACTGCAAAATGCGATGCTCTACCTTGATAACCTGCCTGCCATCAAACCCGAACAACTGGATGAATACCGGCATGAAATCCGGGAGGCCCTGCAAAAATCCCTGATGGCCCTGGGCTATTACCAGCCCACCATTGACTTTCACAGCAAAAAAGCTGCCAGTCAGCTCACCATTACTATCAATCCGGGTCAGCCAGTGATTGTCCAGTCCCTGCAAATCAATCTGGAGGGTGATGCCCGGCAAGACCGGGCATTTACCCGGTTAATCAGTCAGAGCCGGTTAAAAACGGGCGATGTCCTGAATGATGGTGAATATGAGTCGCTGAAAACAGGGCTCAATAAACTGGCCCTGACCCGCGGTTATTTTGATGCAGACCTGAGTGAACACCAGATCAAAGTCTACCCGGCCAAACATTGGGCTGACATTACCCTGACCATGGAATCTGGCAGACGATACCGGTTCGGACCGGTTATTTATCACGACCTGGTGAGCGAAGCTACCCGTGAGTTGCTGAACACCATGATCAATTTTGAGCCGGGGCAACCGTATCGCTCTGAACAGCTCAGCCAGTTGAACATGGACTTTTCTGCCACCGGATACTTCAAATCCATTGAGGTCCGCCCTCTCAAGGACCAGGCGGTTGATGGTGAAGTTCCGATTTTTGTCAGCGTGATACCCAAATCAGCCTGGGAGCTGGAGACTGGTATCGGTTTCTCTACAGACGAAGGTCCGAGGGTATCCCTGAGTGTCGATAACCCATGGCTGGATGAAAAAGGACACAGTTTCACCAGCGATATCAGAGTATCCAAAACAGGGCAGGAGCTGAGTGGGCGCTATAAAATCCCCTACGGCAACCCTCTGCTGGAATACTACAGCCTGGACAGCGGTTACCAGAGAACGTCGGTTCAGGATACCGACAGTCAGCTTATTTCCGCTTCTGTTAATAAGTGGAAAAAGCGACCGGGTAACTGGGACCAGGACTTTTTTATCCGGGTAGATTATGAGAACTACACCCAGGGGCAGCAGAACAGCAGTAACCTGTTGCTAATACCCGGCATGTCATTTGACCGCCGGAAAGTGGTTGGCAACCCAACGGATCCCCGCTCCGGACACCTCTACAATCTGAAAATCGAAACCTCTGCCCAAGCCTGGCAATCTGATGCGGACTTTATCAAAGTGTGGGGCCGGGCCAAATGGCTGACCACGTTCTTCAAGCATCACCGATTGATCAGCCGAATTGAGCAGGGTGCCATCTGGGTGGACGACATTCAGAATATCCCACCATCCATTCGCTTCTTTACCGGTGGTGACCAGACGGTCCGTGGCTACAGCTATGACAGTCTGTCCCCAAGGGACAGCAACGGCCAGCTGGTTGGCGGCCAGTACCTTTCGGTAGCCAGTATTGAATATGACTATGAAATTGCTGAAAACTGGCGGGTCGCCTTGTTTGTTGACAGCGGAACCGCAACCAACTCCTACAAAAAAGGTCAGGTTGAATGGCAAACCGGGGCTGGGCCGGGCATCCGCTGGGTGACGCCTTTGGGTCCGTTAAAACTGGATTTTGCCTTTGCGATCAGTGAGCCCGGCTCTCCCTGGCGCATCCACTTTTCCATGGGGCCGGATTTATGAGCAGCGCCCCAAACCATAACTCTGAACAGACCGGGTCTGCCCCGGCAGCGCAAGATCAACGCCCAGTGAAAAAAGTATCTCTGATCAAGCGGTGTCTATCAGTCACAGCCGTCTTCCTGCTTACCCTGATCTCACTGCTGCTGTTTACCCACACCGGCAACACCCTGCTCTGGTACCAACTGAACAATGCGTTTCCGGCGCTTGATGGGGAGCTGACAGAAGGCCAGTTGATGACGGGCTGGCATATTCAGAATCTCCGCTGGCAAGATAGCCGGATCCAGTTTCAGGCTGATGATATAACGCTGAAGTGGCAGCTTGGAAAAGTGTTAACCAGGCAGCTGCCGGTACAACTGTTGGAAGTTAAAGGCGGCAACCTTGAGATTCAGCCCGTAGCCGAAGAAACCGTATCTTCAGCACCGCCCTCTACCAATGCAACCGTCGATATTCCCCTGGATATTCTGATCAGTCAGATCCATATCCAGGATTTTGAAGTCACCTTTTCAGGAACCACGGTGTCCCTGGAAACCTTTACCGCAAATGCCCGTCTACAGAATAGTCAGCTGTTTATCCCTGAGGTTCGGGCAGATAACCTTCAGATTGTGTTAAAAGACCAGGACAGCACAACGTCCACTCCAAAGGCTTTAACCCCCAACAAACCAACGTCGGCAGGTATCGATCTCTCAACCATCACACTGCCGGAAGTATCACTCCCAATCCCGGTCAGCCTGAAAAATTTCACACTAACCAATGCCCGCTACCAGCAGGGTGATATTGATGAAACCCTTAAAGCGCTGGCGCTGAGTTTCAACTGGCAAGCGACCCATATCACCAATCTGACACTTAAGGCAGAACAAACCAGGGCCAATATTCATTTAAATGGCGAGATACAGCTAGCTGAAAACTATCCGTTAAACCTGAACCTGAAAACCACTATTCTGGATAATTTCAATATTCCTGAGCTGGCAGCCATGAAAGGGGATAAGCTAGCACTGGAAGCCTCGGGCAATCTTGGTCAACTACAACTGCGGCTTGCCACACAGGGCTCCATCAATTCATTGCTGGAAGGAAATATTGGCCCTCTTGCCCCCAACTTCCCGCTGAGCGTTGCCCTGAAATGGCACGAATTCCAATGGCCGCTGCAAGAAAGTGCATCCGGGGTTTCATCCGACAATGGCTTAGCCAGGATCACAGGCAATCTGAATCAGTACCAGCTCTCACTGAACACATCCATTAAAGTTGCTGAGCAACCAGCAACTCAGCTGCGTTTGGATGCCTCTGGCAGTTTGCAGCAGCTGGATATTGAAACACTGTCACTTAGCCCTGTTGATGAAAACAATCTTTCCGAAAACCCCTTGGAACTGACCGGAACAGTTAACTGGCAAGATGGCATTCATTGGCAAGGTCACATTCTGCTGTCAAAACTACAGCCAGAAGTATGGCTAAGGGAACTTCCCGGCACGCTGAGCGGCAAAGTAACCACTCAATTTACGATGACCGATAGTTTATGGCAGCTCAGCATTCCGGAACTGACGATCAATGGCTCATTACTGAATACCCCTCTTGAGTTGACCGGAAAACTGGCATCCGACAACCAGGTCAGGCCCATGGCCGCTTTACCCTTCAACGTGAATATTCACAGCTTTTATGCAGCGTTTGGCGAGAACCGCCTGAACATCAGTGGACAAATCGCAGAACAGCTATCCCTAAGCGCCAAACTCGATGCCAACTCTCTGGACAGGATCACCCCGGAGCTGAAAGGCTCGTTACAAGGCAGCGTTCAGCTATCAGGGAGCGATAAACATCCAAAGCTTTTATTCAGCTTTGATAGCCCATCCCTAGAGGTTGAACAGACCAGTATCAACCGGTTACAAGTGAACGGCGAATTGACCAGAGCCACCTTACTGGAAGGTAAAACCACCGTTAAGGCGGACTCTCTCAACAGTGGCAATATTCAGCTGAAAAACGTGCTGCTAAATGCCAGTGGCAATGAACGGAATCATCAAATATCCCTGAAAACTCAGGGCGAGCCGGTATCCGGAGAGTTACAGATTAACGGAGCTTGGCACCATGATAACAGCCGTGGCAAATGGCAGGGGCAGTTAGCCAGTGCCAGGGTAATCACACCTGTGGACGCCTGGTCTCTGGAGCAGCCTGTTACCATCGGGCTGAATGCCACCAATAAAGAAGTAAAACTGACGGATCAATGCTGGTTTGCCAAACAGGCACGGCTCTGTATTGATGCATCACACTTTTCAGCCAACCGTGGAACAACACGGTTTCGGCTATCAGACTTTAACCTGTCAACCCTGAAACCACTTCTGCCAGGCAACCTTAACTGGCAGGCCGTACTTTCGGGCAGTGGCGATATCCAGTGGGAAAGCGGTCAGCCCATAGCTCATATCCAAATCCAGACGACGCCGGGTGAAATCACCAGCAACTCCGATCATCCTTTATCAGTGAACTATCAAACACTCTCCACCGTGATTAATCTGAATGAGGATGATCTGCAGGCAGAGTTTGACTTTGACTCAAAACAGCTGGGGGACGCCCACATCCATCTGGCCATCAACAACATGCACAGTGACCAGCCCCTGAGTGGACAAGCCAGACTGCAGGATATGCGCCTGTACTTTCTGCAACCACTGATTCCGGATATCAGTCATATTGATGGTATTTTATCCGCTGACACACGCATGGGTGGAACCCTGAAAGATCCCTTGCTGTTTGGCAATCTGAAACTCCGTGCAGGACAGCTGGCCGCGAAACAGGAAATGGTCAAAGTAAGCCACCTGATCACTGAGCTGAATGTGGATGGCAATAAAGGTGAAGTCAGTGGCAGCATGAAAATAGACGACGGTGAAATGAAGCTGTCAGGTCATCTTGACTGGCAACAGATGCCCCCTTCCGGTGTTATCGATATAACAGGGCAAAACCTGGGAGCCAGAATGCCGGGTATCCTCCAGCTGAAAGCCTCCCCCGATTTAAGGCTGACCATTGGAGCCGCGCAAACCCTGACCGGGAACATCACCATTCCCTGGGCAAGAGCGAACATCAAACAACTGCCCAGACAGGCCGTCACCCCCTCTGACGATGTGGTGATTATCACTCCGGGAACCAGAAAAGCACTGTTGCATGCAAGTCCGCCCTTCTCCATGGATGTGAATGTGATTTTAGGCAAAGACATCAAGATAGACGCCTATGGGCTGAAATCAGACCTTGGCGGCCAACTGCTGCTGGATCTGCAGCCCGAAAAACCAATGACTGCCAATGGCTCTATTCAACTGACCAACGGCCGCTATCATCAATTCGGTCAGGATCTGCTGATTAAAGAGGGGCATATTATTTTCTCCGGCCCGCTATCCAGCCCATACCTGTCGGTGAACGCTATTCGCAACCCCGACAGCATAGAAGACGATGTATCAGTAGGCATGCAGGTGAGCGGCGCCCCTCCCGGCCGGAGTTTTCTATTTATTCGGATCCATCCATGCCACAGCAGGAACAGTGGTCTTACCTGCTCAGAGGGCGGGGACTCGAAGATGGTGACAGTTCGGCAGTGCAATCCATGCTGATCGGTTTCGGTGTCAGTCAGTTTGGCGGCGTAGTGACTTCCATTGGTGAAAAAATTGGCCTATCGGATGTCACGCTCGACACCCAGGGCAGCGGTGATGACACCCGGGTCACCATTGGCGGG
It contains:
- the rpsF gene encoding 30S ribosomal protein S6, which codes for MRHYEIVFLVHPDQSEQVPAMVERYTRAITENGGKVHRLEDWGRRQLAYPINKIHKAHYVLMNIECGNETLDELTENFRYNDAVIRNMVIRRDEAITEASIMLQSEEKRDRRDDRREDRREERASEEAVEDEVEESEE
- the rplI gene encoding 50S ribosomal protein L9, which encodes MEVILLEKIAKLGKLGDKVTVKNGYGRNFLIPFGKALPATEANLATFEARRAELESAANEQLSSAQKRAAEMAEIELTLTAKAGDEGKLFGSIGPRDLAEAITSAGVAVAKSEIRLPEGPIRAVGEYDVGIQLHSDVAATIKVFIEAE
- the rpsR gene encoding 30S ribosomal protein S18 — protein: MARFFRRRKFCRFTAEGVKEIDYKDLNTLKAYVSETGKIVPSRITGTKARYQRQLATAIKRARYVALLPYTDRH
- the tamA gene encoding autotransporter assembly complex protein TamA, which gives rise to MADHESTALIYTPKRRIGLWLLLMLCFSASAWATKPLTYKIDGLDQALLQNAMLYLDNLPAIKPEQLDEYRHEIREALQKSLMALGYYQPTIDFHSKKAASQLTITINPGQPVIVQSLQINLEGDARQDRAFTRLISQSRLKTGDVLNDGEYESLKTGLNKLALTRGYFDADLSEHQIKVYPAKHWADITLTMESGRRYRFGPVIYHDLVSEATRELLNTMINFEPGQPYRSEQLSQLNMDFSATGYFKSIEVRPLKDQAVDGEVPIFVSVIPKSAWELETGIGFSTDEGPRVSLSVDNPWLDEKGHSFTSDIRVSKTGQELSGRYKIPYGNPLLEYYSLDSGYQRTSVQDTDSQLISASVNKWKKRPGNWDQDFFIRVDYENYTQGQQNSSNLLLIPGMSFDRRKVVGNPTDPRSGHLYNLKIETSAQAWQSDADFIKVWGRAKWLTTFFKHHRLISRIEQGAIWVDDIQNIPPSIRFFTGGDQTVRGYSYDSLSPRDSNGQLVGGQYLSVASIEYDYEIAENWRVALFVDSGTATNSYKKGQVEWQTGAGPGIRWVTPLGPLKLDFAFAISEPGSPWRIHFSMGPDL